CTCTAAGGACTCTGTGTCATTTAATTGTTTCTTAATTGTGTTGTTGGTTGGGTTCTTAGCCGATTGCAATTGATCGTTCATGCAGGATGCACTGCTGGTTGATTGCATGTGAAAGTTAGGGGGAAACAGAAGAATGGCAGATGTGAACAAACTAAGGCTCTCAGAGAGGGGGACTGATATTGGCTAAATGGTTGATTGGCTTACGGCACAGATAGCAAATCCTGGAGCCTGCTGGGCCACAAGAGTAAGTCGATTTCTTGCTGTCAGCATgtgtacgcccccccccccccccccccccccccccccccccacacacacacacacacacacacacacacacacacacacacacacacacacacacacacacacacacacacacacacacacacacacacacacacaaacttgcagTACTAGCCAAGGGCAGTGATGTACATGCCCGGTTCATCAAGGACACTTCTACTTGGTGAACCACAGTGTCCATCGCACAAAATCATAGCAGAAGTGTTGCTGCATTTTGCATAttgaaggacagacagacatactgcAGGCCAGCAAAGGCATCAGTTGACAGTAAGGCTGGACCAGGTTACATTAATACTTTTTATACTTTCTTTTAATACAGTTTTGTTGGGGTGAATCTTagattaatatttaattatgGGTTAATTACTACACGTTAATTGTGATGATCCGGGAAACTATTCATACAAACGCAAAGGAAACAAATCATAATTTAAAtttataaataacaaaaatactCCCCGAAATATTGTACATGGCATGTTATGTTTCATGAGTTGTGGTAAGGGCTGGTTGGTTGTTGGTTGCTAGAGGAGAGAGCTGTTGCCACGGGTCAGGTCAGTGACCCTGACCCTCTCTCCGGGACGAGCAAGAGCTTTatcatattataatatattccATTCGGTTGGAGCTTTCATACAAAGTCCAAGTCTTCCAATATGATGTCCTCAGCATCCCTCGGGAATGGAAGCCCTAACCCAAGCAGTGCCGTTCTCCAGTCTTCAATAGAAGATTTGCAACACCCAAGAGGACCTTCACCGCCTCTGGCAGACACTTGAACAGTGGGAATGTTTAAGCAATCTAGGAAAAAGTCAACGGTGTAACCTGGTGTAATCCTCCATTCTGCTAAAAAATCCATCACCAACCTACCATGTAGCCACTCCTAAGATCCTTAATCTCAACCGCCTAATCTGCATGCACTGttaaacggggggggggggggggtggcaaaCCGGGAATCCAGATgttataaaagaaaaatagtaattatgtatattttatactgATATCATTTTTATTATCAACTAACCTCTTTATTGCtttcttctccatctctcctccactctctctctctctctctctctctctctctctctctctctctctctctctctctctctctctctctctctctctccctcccatccactgtctctcctccactgtctctcttcccccctactgtctctctcccccaccctctcactctctcccttcgcctactgtctctctccccgactcctcactctctcccgcccactgtccctctcctctactctctcaccctctcctccccccctatgatctctctcctcccccctactctccctccccctcccccactgcaGGATGGGTACATAGACTTTGTGGAGTACATAGCAGCCATCAGCCTGATGCTGAAGGGAGAGATCAACCAGAAACTCAAGTGGTACTTCAAACTGTTTGACCAGGACGGCAACGGAAAGATCGACAGAGATGAATTAGAAACCATCTTCTCGGTAATGGCCTCATAATATCAAAAGCAGTCTACAAACTgaatacagccacacacatgagTGGCTGTCTAGACACAGATCATGATATTTATAGCCCTTAAATCACGAGGTCATGATGAACAcatcaaataattaaatatatgtgtgtgtgtatatatatatatatattgttgttgtttttcttggatACATAATATAATCTATTAATGGACAGCAAATCATCATTCAGTCAGATGTTTGATCAATCAGGTTGGGTAACACAGAAGGTTGtcattccgaaatttttatagAAAGGTAAATTCAGTATGTTCTCTTTGTCTAGATCTAGATTAGTTTAGATCCAGAATCTCAAACAGAACTCCCCTGCCCTGACCCTTCAAGATCAAATCGGACCGGGCTAAACTGAATTAAAGGAACTCTTATAACCTGGATGAGCTTATCCAATCAAACAGCAGGAAAGGCCTCTGCCTAACACTTCCTTATGGGCGGGTTAACCCCATTGGTTTGGATGTCATTCCAGGATAGCGTGACTGGCCCTGGAAAATAGTCCTAAAGTGACACCATCCCATAGTGTGTTGGTGAGAGGTCTCTGGTCTCCATGGTAATAAGATAACATGTTTCTGTGTTTACCCCACCTGGAGTCTTCCCAGCCTTTGCTCAAATTCTGTCCCTTTGTcggtctgtctgactgactgtctctctctctctccctctctctctccaggccaTCCAGGACATCACACGGAACCGGGATATTGACCCGGAGCAGATTGTTTCTGTGATATACGAGAGGATCGACACGAGAGGAGAAGGTGAGAACCAATCACTTCCATCACAGACACTCAGCTCTTCCTATCACTTCACTGACACACCAGAGACTCATCGATCCAAGTCTTTGAATAGTTCACCAACAATTCACAACAATGCTGCTGCAATTGGCAGTTCTaaataagcaaaaaaaaaaaaattcattgTTTTATCATGACATTAGCAATTGGACACTTCCGCACACTTTTTATCGTTCCATAAAACCAATTACTGAGTTATGCCAAAATGAGTCCCAGCGACCAAAAGTCGCTGGGTGGCTCAGATTTCACGTATaaccccatctctcccccccccgcccccatcagGTGAGCTGACCCTGGAGGAGTTCATTGAGGGAGCCAAGAACCACC
The Gadus morhua chromosome 7, gadMor3.0, whole genome shotgun sequence DNA segment above includes these coding regions:
- the guca1d gene encoding guanylate cyclase activator 1d → MGNHGSNLDDILAEDMHHWYNKFMRESPSGLITLFELKAILGLKRMTEDANGYVDQVFMTFDMDGDGYIDFVEYIAAISLMLKGEINQKLKWYFKLFDQDGNGKIDRDELETIFSAIQDITRNRDIDPEQIVSVIYERIDTRGEGELTLEEFIEGAKNHPDIMETLKTMMDLTPVLIIIIEGL